AATAAGTCTAAATGTAGTTTTTGATATTTCTATACAGTATTCTAAGAAttgtttgttaatattagaattgaccataataattatattaaaaattatatttttataaacattataatttaatcaattaatccATACAGAAAGGATTGatacatgcaaaataaaattattctccATTCAACATCATTGACCCTTTTCATGTCCGCTCTGGTTAAACAACCCGTGCATGCTGCTTAAGTCGATGTAGGCCCCAATAATTAaggtaataaaatgaaattttagtaTGCTTACTTTGATAAAATCGTCGTCATAACTTGcgtaaacagaaaaaaataagtttagcTATTAGAATagtcattatatatttactaaaaataaaaatagaaatcataaaataactaacaaaGAAGTTAATCCATCATAATTGTCAATTATCAACGCTTAACTTATGTTTGCTCAGTTTGTACATATCAAGAGATCACTGTCATTTGATAAATAAGAAGCACCATAGTTAGTATCAAATGTGTCACGACAAGTTGGAGACTTAATTAACATATTTGAATAAGTAAAATTAGAATAATCAGtaagcaaaataaattttcaaatatgtctttaattcgACAAACGTATTGTACTCTAATaggtaagaataaaaaataaatggtaatagataattatatatgtttctgcgtagatatttaaatacacagtttatattaaataatattgttcttCTCATGaatttttcataatttgttaaaacagGATATATTGATTCCATTCATATTATTTCCCGTTGTGATTCAGTGATtggttttgaaattaaaaacgattCTATGTTATATAGTTTTTAGTACCAGAATTAAAAAAGGACAGGACGTGCATAAGTATACTTCTCCTACTTCCTCCTACTATTTGACACCTTGTGTATTTTCCCTTTGTACGAAGAAATCCTAACTGACTTATTCAGTACCGTCTGGTTTCTACTTTACCTTACTAATATAAGGATTTCGAATGTTTCACTCATTTCACTCTctctaacaaaaataaaatccgGGTGAAGAAATTAGATGTAGGATTGACAatcatttacctttttttagacattttttttagcGTCTTTAGCTTCGTTGGCTAATGTTGGTACTTCTCAGTAGGATCCGCCTTCCGAACCCATGGTAGATTACTACAAACAGAGAACTAGTCGTTTCAACATAGCTTGCTTTATGCCTATTGATTTATCTGCAAAAGGGTTTTTGAATTCTCTTAATAAACTCAGACGAATATTCTACTTACCATCAACATTTAGTAAcaatattaactattattactgctaaaattatttacaaagatTTAACCCTTGTTCCAGTATGTTACTCGTGTATGAATATAGGAATCATGTTCGCGTGGCCGTCATCCACCCTCAAGATTTTCGAGTCAAAAAATACAACTCTAAACAGACCTATGACTGAAATGGAAATAGCACTCTTTGGGAGTTTATCTTCTATATCGGCTTTAATTACTACACCCATAGCGGGCTTCCTCTTGGATATACTGGGGAGAAAATATAGTTGTATACTATTTAGTGTTCCGCCAGTGGTAAGCGATTCTATATATTACcttcttattattattctaactTATGAACTGTCAGTATTCCGTTGTATTGATACATTTTCGCTACCAACCATTGGGAGTTCTATCTCATCTATTTGGTCGTAAATCGGTCCTTTAATCACATTTCGAATTCTGTTGATATTACAGATAATGACAATAATATCtggtttgaatgtttttcaggttgCCTGGTCCTTGATCTCAACATTCCCATCTGTAACTGTAGTCCtattatctgtatttatatcaGGATTAGGAGGCTGTATGTTCGTAGTTGTACCCCTATACATCAGCGAATTTTGTCATGAATCTATCAGAGGCACCATGACCTCTGGATGCATAATTTTTTATGGCGTTGGTTTAATGGTGTCTTACATCTTAGGAGGGCGTCTAGATTATCATACAATGAACTACGTGTGTCTGTTTATATCTGTTGTGGGCGTATTAGCGCTTATGATTGTAAAAGAGTCGCCGACTTATTTGATGAAGAAAGGATTACATAAAGAAGCCGCAAACACAATTGCTTTCTATAGATCCTCAAAACCTGGTTCAAAGGAAGTTTTACAAGAAATGGATGTGATAAAAAGAACACTCAACCCACAAATGGATGGTAAGTAGTTCAGGTTTAACAGAagctatatttatatgtacGCAAGTAGTTTTCTTGTTCTTACAATTATTCTTGTTTTATACTGATCCCCGAGTTAAACCATAGGCATGAATACAGTTGTGGTGATAGTGACAGTGATTTCACAATGACATCTCAAACTTCAAGTCTGCACCAACGGCATAAAAAACTTAGGGCACGTTATTCCGATGTTTTCAAAATAGAAACGAACTCTGCTTTGTAACAAATCTGAATGATAACATGAGATAATTATTGTGAAATCTATACATACCTTGAAGAATATGATTAAAGAATACTATCTCATTATCTTCTagcggttagcatgttcaactacgcaTCGGACCAAGGCAGGACCACATGCGCCTACCTTTCGAATTTGCAcacttttaaatgcttacagaaacaactgtgacatttttagtagttctttgacctcattcaaaaaacatgtcaaacatttacttacatagattaaattaatttattttccgttttgaTCTTATATCATCACTTTTCTTTGTATAGCACATTGcaggtattcagttttaaattttgcttttttatttaattagcttttagattattttaattaagaatgCTGTGGtaatttctagaaggtttcgaTCTCCTGTCGTTCTCTTTTATTTGTCTTATTCTCATAATAACATCATTGATTGTTACCACTTTAAtgatctaataaaataaaataaaaaaaaagaggtcctgggttcgaatctcgGGTTCGGCCAATACTGTAAGGTATTGTGAATTGTTCTGTtgaagaattttcagtaccagcccggagttaagaAATTAGCAGTATCAAACCCCGTGACTGGGAGAGCGCCTTAAAGCCGTCGGTCTCAGTTATTATCACTGACTTTgtgataatatttgtaaaagcccaccaatccgcgttGGATCTAGCTCTTGGACAATCTGTCCTGTGAATCCTGCCTGTGCCCAGCACTGGGCTGATGCGTATGCGATGATGATGCGTTGATAGTAACTTATGTTCCGACCCCCTcatttattaagtacctaatttaaaataattatcaggtTTTTATGTTGCGGTTTTCCGTTTACgataaaaagtttgtttttgtaagtCTTCAGTAATATGCCCTACTAACTTTACTTTgttgttatatgtacattacTAGATATTTATTCCTGCAACTATTAAATTCGTAAGAATAGATGAATGCAGGAATTATTACATTTTCACTGTCTGCGCGTCAGTAATGTATTTGCGTAAATCACTACGCGTTTAACATTTACAAGGTTAAGTTTTCATATATCAAGATTAAGTTGTTTATAGCATAGATTAGGCAATAACACGTTTGTTTTCCACACACATTTTTCCTTATGTGAAATTAAAATGAcgcgattttttattatatagtgaTTTGCAAATCAGGGAGTGACTTTTACTTTGAAGATATTTATGATTTGCAAATAGCTTAATAtagtatattaagttatttgcaAATCATAGCATAATAACTCTGACGGTAGTAGGTATCTATAATTAATATTCACTAGTTTTGACTGCGGTTTCGCTAATGGGTACTACGTGAGAATGTGTACTGGCAGCTCTACTTGCGTGCTCATGTTATAAAGTAGGTAGCTGCGTAAAGAAAAGAAGTTAACTccaaattatgaaattatatttttaaatcataacgCAACGAACtaataataacgaaataaaaaatagatacgAGACAAATTTCAGGCCGTCGattgttgatttattttattttatttacattacatattttcagtttaaagtaaagtttttagttttaagtaattgtcTTGTAAAGGTCTTGAGATGTTTTCCGTTTGACGTCCCACACGAGTCAGAGTCATTGTGTTATCTCTATCCTGTCCGCAGCGCCATAACCATTAATATGGGAAAGAGAGAACAATGTACCCGGCTTGAGCGTGGAACttattatacactttatttgtacaccacaaatagaaaaaaaaacaatggacacaacaagaagaaacttaaaaagtagtatacagagggcggccttatcgcttagtagcgatctcttccaggcaaccttaggattaggaaaaccaagggaaaccaaTTGTGTGATGTGATTATTCATTAAAGtgaatataaaactattatggatttaaattattaaataccaCAATGACAGCAGGCCATCACACTGACACGTATTTATTGAAAttcaatcattttatttattgaattcaaTCATTAGGTTGTTTTGGAATATAATCCATCGATATATTGAAAGTAAacgtaagcaattaaatatataagcaAATTGTCACATAATATTACACAAACGTGTCGGCTAGATAACCTCCTTTAGATTAAAGTTAAGATCACGCATtactgctgatgatgatgatttcagaTGTGACACCTGAAGAGGAAAAACTGAAGATCGAAGATCAACCCCCAAAAAAACTTTCATTACTTGAGTTCTTACGTAAGTAGTTAGATATAATATGGCTCCGTAGTGAGATAGATATATgccccataagtgaacagttagacggcttatatttattgtaaatattaattttagtttgtaattattatttccctagacaaatatatttttcgttggtttattaatgaAGAATAATTCacgaaataaaataactctGAGCCCTTTATAATCTGATAAGAAGGTTTTAGTTCTGGTAAAGAACGGTgcgataaataaacaaatgttcTAGAGCTGTGTTTGATCTGCAATTTTCACTagcttttttttacagaaaaatcccGTTCCACTCGTCGTGCATTGGTTTTAATCCTTGTGCTGTACTCCATTGCCATCTTCCAAGGGCTTGCAGTAGTGCAGGTCTATGCAGAACCATTGTTCGAAGAAGCTCTACCAAGCATGTCTGCTAACTTGAGTAGCATATTATTCGCACTCCTAAACACCATCGCTGGTTTGACTTCAGCTTACATGATGGACCATGCAGGAAGACGGGTGAGAACTCTTTACTTTGTATGGTCACCTAGTACTTTCTTCTTGTGTTCTTGTTTGCCTTAATTTATTTGAGTTTTGCCCATTTTTGACGTAATcttatcatcataattttcatttgttaaaagaATGGTAAGTGGCCTAATATCATTGTATGATACTTTTATTTGtttcgaataataataaaacaattattattccaAATTTGTTACTTCTTGTTCATGGATCCGTACTAGTATATATGTTCTTAATGTCTTATGTTTCCATAGAGCTCATtggtatataaatgtatattccTTATTTTTCAGCCCGTGATGATTTACTCGTCACTAGCATCTTGCTTTTGCTGCGTAGCTTTAGGGACACAGATTCAGTTACACTGGGGTCCACATTGGCTAACTGCCATATTTGTCTACGCTTTCTGTGTAACGTGTACGTGTGGGGCTGGAACCGTACCCTACGTGATGATTGCTGAACTCTTTTTACCTgaggtaaatataaatataatctctTCAGATCTATTGCGTGCTAAGCTTAAGCTCACACTTTGAATTTGAGTTAACGATATTCAATTCCGGGCGATCTTTGCTATAGtgaaaacgttaaaaaaaataagagcaCCATAGACATAAGCTTGTCATTATTCAACACCATAAGAAGTTTCATATTTATAAGCCTGTATTGTTCCTGTAACATTTAGACATGACGTGCTCAAAGTTTTCCTTGGGGAATCGGACCCGGAGCCTTCCACTTAAAACTTGAATGGCTAACTGCCAATGGCGTTATTGCAGTTTTCGTACCACTGTGCCAGAGGTCCTCATCACTGCTGAATGATTGAGACATGTTTAGATTTATTTCGTTTCATTTTCAATTaaactatcatttatttatttttcattgtataaGGAGGTATAGCGACCGtaccttcaatattatttcaattcaaaacccgtattaatattatacttttagcgattatacttttaaatataatttaaacattatatttatacatatatagcaAACATAAGTACATACCTGCTAGTTACGAATTAATATTTCGGTGGGAACTTAAGGTGTGTATTTTAGATATTAGCTAATATGTGCATAAGGCTGGTAACAAAGTGTTTTACAATGCGATCCATGTAGCAACGCCTCTCGTAGAAAAATAGCAATAGAGGTGTTACGCGCTTTAACGACGAGCCTAAACATCAATTATAtcaattcatatttaattacttaaaacgcccttaacttagaaatgttaagGTGTGTGcgaggattcgaactctgccccccgaaaggtaagtcgagctcctacccactgggctatcaccgcctccTTACACCAGTAAAATAACCTAAATCGCGAAATACTCCGCCATCAAGTgtaacaaattaatatatttcaggTAAAGGGCGTGATGTCAATGCTGGGTGTACAGTGGGGATGGATATGCAACTTCATTATCCTCTTCATCTTCAACCCTCTGGTCGCAGCGATGGGTTTGGGGCCGGTCTTCTACATCTTTGCGATTGTCAGCGTTATTTCTACAGTATTTAGTTATTTCTACCTGCCAGAAACGAATGGACTAACTGTGGACGTCATTCAAACATTGTTAGTTAAGAAGACGCAATGTTGAAGAAATATCTGACTGGGTCTTTGTATAGAATAGACCTACTAGTTAGCAACGCAAAGGGTAGCtaggttatatatattaacCAATAAGTGActtttacgtttttaatttttgcaccctcgatttcattttttatcaccCTTTTGTATGAAATCTCTATGGATGATAAAAAAATGCTGCACCTTTATTGGTTTCTAATAAATGTTTTAGTATTCCATACAATTGTCAGTGTCTTGTTAATCTacattgtaaagtaaactttGAAGCATATGGCTACAAAGTTCATTAGCATTGCACGACAATCACAATTATGTCGTGAACAAATCTGCTAAGGGTTACTAGCGAAGTTATACCTTATTTTACAAGGGGTAAGGTATAAGTTGAATTGACGTTTTCTGACTTGCTCAAGCGCCGATAACCGGCACAGAGCGATAAGCTGAGATGAGTGATGTACTGATGTTAATTCGATAACGCAATTATGTTTTACTAACTGTTCCATGCTGTTGTGTGTAACAGATGAGTTATTGTAAAACTTTtatctttgtttgttattgttaatGCCAAATGTTGTTctgctaaatattaaaaataaattgactttCGAGTAAaacgaattattaaaattatcgtCATTGTGTGGTTGAATGAAGCACTTGTCTTAAATGGCTGTATACTATTAAACCATACAGGGGTTTCGTCTGAATctattagataaaaaatatacctatgtcATACAAATAATAACCGTTTATTTTCATTGCTACCAttgtttttagaaaatgactGAGAAAGAATGagatgtatttaataaaaaatatattattcggaGACATTGTACATTAGGTGTTTTAGTAAATAAGATTAGATAATTTTGGAATCTgaaatttaacattatatttttgttcGGCTATGTGATTTGGCATGTTATTAAAGCATGTATGAATCTGCGATAATTTTCCAGCAAGCAGCTTgctttatcataataaaaaccAGTGTTATCGGATTACGTTTGTCATAAATTagttaataattgtaatttgacCTTACCCttcacacatatacatatacatttattttctttattggattAAACCGGTAATAATCAATAtcaacatattaaaattaacaagagaaaaaagaaatagataAGATTGGCACCTTCTAGAAATGATCACGGATTGCTTTAGAACGACTTCTACTTCTTATACTTGCATCACTATAATAACAACCGTAAAAAATAGTAcgaaaataatgataattaagtaaaacggagaatatttaatttattcggACTGAATAAATTCCTGAACCTAAAAAGTTTTCAGCACtgataaaattttcttttagtttcataatatttagttacttataattaaatattaaatgctaATAATCTACGCGTCAAAGCGAAAAAAGATGTCACTCTGTAGGAGATTactaattacttattatttataggtttggccaattttagtttataatatagtaaataagataattgttattgttgtagctatggatttttatctcaattaaacgttattattattattattgttaatattttacagcTGGTGATGGACTGAATTACAAAACGAATATATGCCCGAATGGATAATATTCCCTTTTTGACTACGGTACCCTAAAGTTTGTAACTCAAAAgtggttttcttttattattaatttgcacACATTTGTTTACGCATCCTAATCTATTTTTGGTATATTTGGACTTAGGTATATTTTGTCTGATAACGTAACATTATTATCTTATATCAATAGATAAATACTTTCAGTAGTTAacaaaaaatgtgataaaatagCTATAATGGTTAAAAAACACTAACTTGTAAAACATCGATGAGAAAATCTTACCCAACTTTGTCAAGAAGTTTTAATAATCAGGCGCTGTCCAACCCCATacttcagagagcacgttaagccgtgtGCCCCAGTTATTATCAGTATCATGTGATAAAAACCATTAAAACCGAATCTGCATTTGAAAAGCGGGGTGGGAACATGAGACAAAGATCTATGTGCCTATCTCGTATGAAAAACGAGGTCGAGAACCTATTATAGTGAGACATTaatatgatgattttttttctccttcaaTGAGATATCCTAACTCATATCTTAAAGTATATTCATCTGTGCAATAATATTCGGTTTATAACACGACTGCAGTTATGTGTGTGTTATGTTGTATATGAAAACTCCAAAAATTATGCCACTTAAAACTCAGATCAGTATAAAGATTCTATACTGATCTGATCTTTGAGTTGCTTTTACTTGACCGTTTGACCgcattcaatttattataaatatggcCTATATTAGTTTTAAATGGTGTAGTAgcatactattaataaaattattacttacctAAACTTCTATTATGGCTACACTATTTTATATTCTCTTAGCCCCAGGGAAAACAGAGAACCTTcctttttaattagttaaaaaaagttttattaataacgttTGTCCTCTCTAATTCATTATTGAAAGCTATGACACGTAacgtataggtaggtaggtactaactgACAATTAACTCTAAAGCGGTGGATCCATTACAATTACTGATGCAAATCCTTGAGCAATGTGAACATTAATAGAGCAAGTTGACCTTTTCAACCTGAAACACTAACTTAACTATCAAACGTTGTAACGCAggtaattatgtattaaaacatCGCACACTATAAATGTAAATAGAATGGCTTGTCATTTTTTGAATGTAGTCTGATACTTACAACACGACAAAACACTGATTTCAAGTTGGTTAagtaacttatattttatattattataactattttgttttaagttaagaACTAGAATGTAAATATAAGGGAACTTGAGTttcacattttgaaaaaaaactcaatTGAATAAGTCCTATCTAGTTTATCTAGTTTTTTATTCTATggattttattttcttcattttatcgatataaagcAACTGTACATCACTACCGTATGAATGAACTCTGGATGGgggatttgaaaaaagaaacacttaaataagtCCCATAATATCTACTTGTTtcattttatcgatataaagcTACTGTTCATCACTACTGTATGAATGAACTCTGGATGGGAGACGGTCAGCCGGCACCAATAGCGGTTGTCGATTAGTTTGTCCACAGCGCTTGTTGTGTAAACACCGGTCTGTGTTAAAACAAAAACGATTAAGGATTCATGATATAGGtataaatagatattttgtgtacataatattatgtaagtatttttttataactaaagaaTGGCTTTTGTAAGTAAAAAATCATTGTGAATTGTGGTGGAACTTTTTTGTAGGCAAGTATTACTTTTTACAGATGTACTAAATTTTGTTTATCAAGTTTTATAACTTACTTGAAATCAATGAAACTTAAAATCTTCTTTACTTCCTTCTTCCTCCTTGATTCTTTATGAATTAGGTCTAATAATTGCAGTCCTTACCTACGATCTGGTACCTACGCTTGAGACCGGAAGTAAATAAACATACGTGGTCAGAGGttataactttacaatgaagGCCACATTAAGGCTTTAAACCGACATCCGCAGTGGCGTATAAATCGGCGTATTTCGTGTAACCAATCAAAAGACTTACATAAACCAGCGCGATTTGCGATTGGTCGGAAAGTACACCAATGCAAACGCATATTGGATGCCTTGGTTTGGAACTTTTGACGTAACTTTAGAGTCAGcagtttttaataaagaatgGCCCAATGTGAGAGAAATATAATTTCGtttgttttatcttttaagtTTCCGTCCGGTTTTTCTATAGTTGTAATGTGATTGTTTAAAATTGATTGTGGATCGTGAATTGTTAATTTATTCAGTAATTGAACATGGATCGTTAAATAGACTTTGTAGCCAATTCTTTTTGTATACAAAACTTATTTTGCAGGTCAAAAATAATGCTTTTATTGTCCCCAAAGAACTTTATTTCTCTCTAACT
This sequence is a window from Pararge aegeria chromosome 1, ilParAegt1.1, whole genome shotgun sequence. Protein-coding genes within it:
- the LOC120624681 gene encoding facilitated trehalose transporter Tret1-like translates to MSLIRQTYCTLIVCYSCMNIGIMFAWPSSTLKIFESKNTTLNRPMTEMEIALFGSLSSISALITTPIAGFLLDILGRKYSCILFSVPPVVAWSLISTFPSVTVVLLSVFISGLGGCMFVVVPLYISEFCHESIRGTMTSGCIIFYGVGLMVSYILGGRLDYHTMNYVCLFISVVGVLALMIVKESPTYLMKKGLHKEAANTIAFYRSSKPGSKEVLQEMDVIKRTLNPQMDDVTPEEEKLKIEDQPPKKLSLLEFLQKSRSTRRALVLILVLYSIAIFQGLAVVQVYAEPLFEEALPSMSANLSSILFALLNTIAGLTSAYMMDHAGRRPVMIYSSLASCFCCVALGTQIQLHWGPHWLTAIFVYAFCVTCTCGAGTVPYVMIAELFLPEVKGVMSMLGVQWGWICNFIILFIFNPLVAAMGLGPVFYIFAIVSVISTVFSYFYLPETNGLTVDVIQTLLVKKTQC